In one Brassica oleracea var. oleracea cultivar TO1000 chromosome C9, BOL, whole genome shotgun sequence genomic region, the following are encoded:
- the LOC106316358 gene encoding uncharacterized protein LOC106316358 produces the protein MSKKGSRIKSLKEFGSKVHCADHLSDSASSTETSHEAKNVGVQDNKSSYNECEPLHIRNSEPKRKNAEVKTPGTLPSRFPEFHASEQGPWSAMICYEACVRLCLHSLAEDSDIEASYFLKNDCVLLRNAFGLQSFLLQSEEELLGDRPSNLVTDTNPQKSKKIVGKIKLQVGKIKMESDPQPGYGTIPSLKHEVISQQLEELNATLYSGWKAVKRVHVAPQVTPKGSISSKSLEYMRACAHYLKEVSKVLRKEFVTSHGRPSSLEASQEKFSCCMKLKSSIEEDQVKTQPGSGETFFFLPDSIGDDLIVEVRDSKGKFCGRVLAQLAAIVEEPSEKLKWWAIYHEPEHERIGRIQLHINYLSTLDEKTKCGLVAETSAYDLVLEVAMKAEQFQSQNLVIKGPWHWMVTQFASLYGISDAYTKLRYLSYVMDVASPTKYCIDLIYDFLCPVIMKENYKATLSHQENRMLAEIDEKVQHILALIFENYKSLDESCFSGIKHVFEPPTGTPAPAITSAIKLYGLLNNLLSQEAQLSLCRYFQAALKKRSRIYFLETNDTLDKGIEDVTSYQKLKSLVLRLKKEISTDIAIHKSNVLPRFIDLPDLSAAIYRTDLLKILIEYLITWPPPSPSPQVVDLVITTADFEADLTRWKLNPIKGGFNARELFHSYITSWMEEKRSALYEFCKSETGKACSEIQGLTSPFVDDMYELLKVTLDEYNIIIRCWPEYGVSLEEVVVDTERAMVEALERQFYEILNPLKDSKISALKYVQSRDKGTYSVPKELGVFLNSMKRVLDKLRSNIEERFEEWNSYLSDKKKRVLGEKLREVTVLLKAKFRSYTQALVEKLVENISMQRHMKMNHIIHDLKDTTTEPDVRNRMQSLKDLADKTMEQLHCVLSLDVFVLICKGIWDAMGQDVIRPLTDKKDSVTWHKGLTLAVSVLDEIFEDKMQSLLGDSVKGMDLEAPRSIMELRSMISEDKKGY, from the exons ATGTCTAAGAAAGGTTCCCGAATTAAAAGCTTAAAGGAGTTTGGTTCAAAGGTTCATTGTGCAGATCATTTGTCTGACTCAGCATCGAGCACTGAAACTTCACAT GAAGCCAAAAACGTTGGTGTGCAGGACAATAAATCTTCTTATAACGAGTGTGAGCCTCTACATATACGTAACTCAGAACCAAAAAGAAAAAACGCTGAGGTTAAAACTCCAGGGACATTGCCTTCCCGTTTTCCAGAGTTCCATGCAAG TGAGCAAGGTCCATGGTCTGCAATGATTTGCTATGAAGCCTGCGTACGGCTATGTCTTCATTCGTTGGCAGAAGATAGTGACATCGAGGCTTCATACTTCCTCAAAAACGATTGCGTTTTACTCCGAAATGCATTTGG TTTGCAGAGTTTCTTGCTTCAATCCGAAGAAGAACTACTTGGAGATAGACCTTCTAATTTGGTTACTGATACAAATCCTCAAAAATCCAAAAAAATTGTTGGAAAGATTAAACTCCAAG TTGGTAAGATCAAAATGGAATCAGATCCACAACCTGGTTACGGTACTATTCCATCACTGAAGCATGAAGTTATTAGTCAGCAACTCGAGGAGCTGAATGCTACTTTGTATTCTGGATGGAAAGCAGTGAAGAGAGTTCATGTCGCTCCCCAAGTTACTCCAAAAGGTTCGATTTCAAGTAAAAGTCTTGAGTATATGCGTGCATGTGCTCACTACCTCAAAGAGGTCTCAAAAGTCCTCCGAAAAGAATTTGTTACATCTCACGGTAGACCAAGTTCTCTCGAAGCATCACAAG AAAAGTTTTCATGTTGTATGAAGCTGAAGAGCTCTATCGAGGAAGATCAAGTTAAAACACAACCTGGATCAGGAGAAACATTTTTCTT CTTACCAGATAGTATCGGTGATGATTTGATTGTTGAAGTTCGCGATTCCAAGGGGAAGTTTTGTGGTCGTGTCTTAGCTCAACTAGCAGCTATAGTTGAAGAACCG AGCGAGAAGCTTAAATGGTGGGCAATATATCATGAACCAGAGCATGAACGTATTGGGAGAATCCAACTTCATATAAACTACTTAAGCACCTTAGATGAAAAAACTAAG TGTGGGTTGGTTGCAGAAACTTCAGCGTATGACTTGGTCTTGGAAGTGGCTATGAAAGCCGAACAGTTTCAGAGCCAAAACCTCGTGATTAAAGGGCCATGGCATTGGATGGTAACTCAGTTTGCCTCCCTTTACGGCATTTCTGATGCATATACAAAACTAAG ATATCTTTCATATGTCATGGATGTTGCCTCGCCTACTAAGTACTGCATTGATCTGATATATGATTTTCTGTGCCCTGTTATAATGAAAGAGAACTATAAAGCTACATTGAGTCATCAAGAG AATCGAATGCTTGCAGAGATTGATGAAAAAGTCCAGCATATTCTTGCTTTGATATTCGAGAATTATAAATCTCTAGATGAATCTTGTTTCTCTGGAATCAAACATGTTTTTGAGCCTCCTACAGGCACTCCTGCACCCGCTATAACATCAGCTATCAAGCTTTACGGTCTTCTCAACAACTTGTTAAGCCAAGAGGCACAACTAAGCCTTTGCAGATACTTTCAG GCTGCTTTAAAGAAAAGATCAAGAATATACTTCTTAGAAACAAATGACACACTTGACAAAGGCATTGAGGATGTCACTTCTTATCAAAAGTTGAAGTCTTTAGTTCTTAGACTTAAGAAGGAAATCTCCACTGATATAGCCATCCATAAGAGCAATGTGCTCCCAAG GTTTATAGACCTCCCAGATCTTTCAGCAGCAATATATAGGACTGATCTACTCAAAATACTAATCGAATATCTTATCACTTGGCCTCCTCCTTCACCATCTCCTCAAGTTGTAGACCTTGTCATTACAACTGCCGACTTTGAAGCCGATCTCACGCGTTGGAAACTAAA CCCAATCAAAGGTGGCTTTAATGCAAGAGAGCTTTTCCATTCATATATTACTAGTTGGATGGAAGAGAAAAGAAGTGCTCTATATGAGTTCTGCAAGTCAGAAACG GGAAAAGCATGTAGTGAGATTCAAGGCCTGACCTCACCTTTTGTCGATGATATGTATGAGTTACTCAAGGTGACACTCGATGAATATAATATCATCATCAGGTGTTGGCCAGAATATGGAGTATCCTTGGAGGAA GTTGTTGTGGATACAGAGAGGGCAATGGTTGAAGCGTTGGAGAGGCAGTTTTATGAAATTTTAAATCCTTTAAAGGATAGCAAGATATCTGCATTGAAATACGTTCAGAGCAGGGAT AAAGGCACATACTCTGTTCCAAAAGAG CTTGGAGTCTTTCTAAATTCAATGAAAAGAGTGCTTGACAAGTTACGATCGAATATAGAGGAACGTTTCGAGGAGTGGAACTCTTATCTATCTGATAAAAAGAAGAGAGTTTTGGGAGAGAAGCTGAGAGAAGTGACTGTACTGTTAAAAGCCAAGTTCAGAAGCTATACACAAGCGCTCGTGGAGAAGCTTGTTGAGAAT ATAAGTATGCAAAGGCACATGAAAATGAATCACATCATACACGACTTGAAGGATACAACAACGGAACCAGATGTTAGAAACAGAATGCAGAGTTTGAAAGATTTAGCGGACAAGACCATGGAACAACTGCATTGTGTTTTGTCGTTGGATGTGTTTGTCTTAATATGCAAAGGAATATGGGATGCAATGGGACAG GACGTGATTCGTCCTTTGACAGATAAGAAAGATAGCGTGACTTGGCACAAAGGCCTCACACTCGCAGTTTCT GTTTTAGATGAGATATTTGAGGACAAGATGCAAAGCTTGCTTGGTGACTCGGTAAAGGGAATGGATTTGGAGGCACCGAGATCGATAATGGAGCTACGATCTATGATCTCTGAAGATAAGAAAGGATACTAA